A single genomic interval of Amblyomma americanum isolate KBUSLIRL-KWMA chromosome 11, ASM5285725v1, whole genome shotgun sequence harbors:
- the LOC144110365 gene encoding uncharacterized protein LOC144110365 has translation MAAYKRLLVQTEVTSSSSGNCSQDIVSILNPTTTGALVGESSMLTDMRRSSILQADDHNYTHRIDCPESLSAFVGAVVPYIAGFVVQKVRSTVTCELCIAALHSDELAPLIRQKSRGGRISPSQDVIGLCEAVEKGLRRLQAEYDTIKMVTVRSKHLILEVLGTCTEKNWFQKLENHILDLDPLDNHIYILCKKIAEEYIKVRIHHMTKERNRELIKNKVRPLLSRVIILNHQ, from the coding sequence ATGGCTGCATACAAGCGTCTGTTGGTTCAGACAGAAGTGACTTCATCAAGCTCTGGAAACTGCTCCCAAGACATAGTCTCAATTCTAAATCCAACAACTACAGGTGCTTTGGTAGGTGAAAGCAGCATGCTTACTGATATGCGCAGGTCATCAATCCTGCAGGCCGACGACCACAACTATACCCATCGCATTGACTGCCCAGAAAGCCTGTCAGCTTTTGTCGGTGCTGTAGTGCCGTACATTGCAGGTTTCGTCGTTCAGAAAGTTCGTTCAACGGTAACATGTGAACTGTGCATCGCAGCCCTGCACTCGGATGAACTGGCACCTTTAATTAGGCAAAAGAGCCGAGGTGGACGCATTTCACCGTCACAAGACGTCATTGGCCTGTGTGAAGCAGTTGAAAAGGGGCTGCGACGGCTACAGGCAGAATATGATACTATTAAAATGGTGACGGTAAGATCAAAACACCTCATCCTTGAAGTCCTGGGCACCTGCACAGAGAAAAACTGGTTCCAGAAACTGGAGAACCACATCCTTGATCTTGATCCACTTGATAACCATATATATATTTTGTGCAAAAAAATCGCTGAAGAATATATAAAAGTGAGAATACACCACATGACGAAAGAACGAAACCGTGAACTGATCAAAAACAAAGTGAGACCACTTTTGTCGAGGGTGATTATTCTCAATCACCAGTAG